In Vibrio marisflavi CECT 7928, the following are encoded in one genomic region:
- the adk gene encoding adenylate kinase, with product MRIILLGAPGAGKGTQAQFIMEKFGIPQISTGDMLRAAIKAGTELGKQAKAVIDAGQLVSDDIILGLIKERIAQDDCEKGFLLDGFPRTIPQADGLKEMGIDVDYVIEFDVADDVIVERMAGRRAHLASGRTYHVVYNPPKVEGKDDVTGEDLVVRDDDKEETVRARLGVYHEQTAPLISYYGKEAEAGNTKYLKFDGTKQVSDVSADIEKALS from the coding sequence ATGCGCATCATTCTTCTAGGTGCTCCAGGTGCAGGTAAAGGCACTCAAGCTCAGTTCATTATGGAGAAATTCGGTATTCCACAGATTTCTACAGGTGACATGCTACGTGCTGCTATCAAGGCTGGTACTGAGCTTGGCAAACAAGCGAAAGCAGTAATCGATGCTGGCCAACTAGTGTCTGATGACATTATCTTAGGTCTTATCAAAGAGCGTATTGCTCAAGATGACTGTGAGAAAGGTTTCCTACTTGATGGTTTCCCACGCACAATTCCTCAAGCTGACGGCTTGAAAGAGATGGGTATCGACGTAGACTATGTAATCGAATTTGACGTAGCAGATGATGTAATCGTTGAGCGTATGGCTGGCCGCCGTGCTCACTTAGCTTCTGGTCGTACATACCACGTTGTTTACAACCCACCAAAAGTGGAAGGTAAAGATGACGTGACTGGTGAAGATCTTGTTGTTCGTGATGATGACAAAGAAGAAACAGTACGTGCTCGTCTAGGTGTTTACCATGAGCAAACAGCACCTCTAATCTCTTACTACGGTAAAGAAGCTGAAGCTGGCAACACTAAGTACCTTAAATTTGATGGTACTAAACAAGTTTCTGACGTTAGCGCAGACATCGAAAAAGCTCTGTCTTAA
- the hemH gene encoding ferrochelatase, producing MENSDKKGVLLVNLGTPDAPTAPAVKKFLGQFLHDKRVVDMSRLLWCPILHGVILPIRSPKVAKSYQTIWMEEGSPLMVHSKNQAAKLQNRLGYPVELGMTYGSPSVESGISKLLSQGVEQIVILPLYPQYSNTTTAAALDAVSKVVKRLSTIPSYRFIRDYCSHPSYIKALAASVRKSWDEQGKGDYLLCSYHGIPKRFADNGDIYPKQCELTTHLLAQELGLTSEQIGFAYQSRFGREEWLKPYTDKVLEELSGKGIQTLDVIAPAFSVDCLETLEEISEQYQELFVESGGKQFRYIPCLNDDDEHIEMMRQLVL from the coding sequence ATGGAAAACAGCGATAAAAAAGGTGTTTTGCTTGTCAACCTAGGTACACCTGATGCACCGACAGCTCCTGCTGTGAAGAAGTTCTTAGGGCAATTTCTTCACGATAAACGTGTTGTTGATATGAGTCGTTTGCTTTGGTGCCCAATTTTACATGGTGTAATTTTGCCAATTCGTTCACCAAAGGTCGCCAAGTCTTATCAGACAATTTGGATGGAAGAGGGTTCGCCTTTGATGGTTCACTCTAAGAACCAAGCTGCGAAGTTGCAAAACAGACTGGGTTACCCAGTTGAGCTAGGTATGACCTATGGCTCGCCATCTGTGGAATCCGGCATTTCTAAACTACTAAGCCAAGGTGTGGAGCAAATCGTTATTTTGCCCTTGTACCCTCAGTACTCCAATACTACGACAGCGGCGGCTCTAGACGCGGTATCTAAAGTCGTGAAGCGTTTATCAACGATACCTTCTTACCGGTTTATCCGCGATTACTGCTCACACCCAAGCTACATAAAGGCACTTGCGGCATCTGTTCGAAAGTCTTGGGATGAGCAAGGAAAAGGGGACTATTTGCTGTGTTCCTATCACGGTATTCCAAAGCGTTTTGCTGACAATGGTGATATTTATCCAAAGCAATGTGAATTGACAACGCACCTGCTCGCCCAAGAGTTGGGTTTGACCTCAGAGCAAATTGGTTTTGCTTACCAATCTCGATTTGGAAGAGAGGAGTGGCTTAAGCCATATACGGACAAAGTCTTAGAAGAGCTTTCAGGCAAAGGAATACAAACCCTAGATGTAATTGCTCCCGCTTTTTCTGTGGACTGCTTAGAGACGTTAGAAGAAATTTCTGAACAATACCAAGAGCTATTTGTTGAATCAGGCGGCAAACAGTTTCGTTATATTCCATGCCTAAACGATGATGACGAACATATTGAAATGATGAGACAGTTAGTGCTTTAA
- the dtpA gene encoding dipeptide/tripeptide permease DtpA, whose translation MSDLNVFKQPKPFYLIFSIEFWERFGFYGMQAILTVYLVQILGMKESTSFVLFGAFSALVYGFVAAGGWIGDKVIGTKRTITLGAIILTIGYLMLGLSTTKSHIGGSTFIFVAMGFITVGNGLFKANPSSLLSKCYEENDPRLDGAFTMYYMAINLGSFFSMLLTPYVAAKVGYGMAFGVSAIGLAITLVNFLFCQRMLRGVGSPADLAPLNMSKMTLVIIGSVIASFVCAYLLQHLSVAHAILAIAGIAIVVLYFKEAMSISGIERAKMLVAFVLMLQGVVFFVLYFQMPTSLNFFAIHNVSHDIFGMPVEPEQFQALNPMWIMVASPILAMLYNRLGDSLSMPFKFAIGMLLCAISFLVLSWSVGFANHEGIVSSDWLVASYAFQSIGELLVSGLGLAMVAQLVPQRMMGFAMGMWFLTSATAAVVAGWVASLTSVPSHINDAHQSLHVYGHVFGQIGYWTLAIAVITFIIAPKLTRICRGGTSEESALTEKAA comes from the coding sequence ATGTCCGACTTGAATGTATTCAAGCAACCTAAGCCGTTTTATTTAATATTTTCTATAGAATTCTGGGAGCGTTTCGGCTTTTACGGTATGCAAGCGATTCTTACCGTATACCTAGTGCAAATACTGGGTATGAAAGAATCGACCTCTTTTGTCTTGTTTGGTGCTTTCTCAGCGCTTGTCTACGGCTTCGTAGCTGCAGGTGGCTGGATTGGTGACAAGGTAATCGGAACGAAACGAACCATCACTCTAGGGGCCATCATTCTTACGATTGGCTACCTAATGCTAGGCCTCTCTACTACCAAGTCTCACATTGGTGGATCTACTTTCATCTTTGTTGCTATGGGCTTCATTACTGTTGGTAATGGCTTATTCAAAGCTAACCCTTCAAGCCTTCTATCTAAGTGTTACGAAGAGAATGACCCTCGTCTAGATGGTGCCTTTACTATGTACTACATGGCGATCAACCTTGGCTCGTTCTTCTCAATGCTACTAACCCCGTATGTTGCGGCGAAAGTAGGATACGGTATGGCTTTTGGTGTAAGTGCAATAGGTCTAGCTATTACTCTTGTTAACTTCCTATTTTGTCAACGAATGCTAAGAGGTGTAGGTTCTCCAGCAGATCTTGCTCCTTTAAACATGAGCAAAATGACTTTGGTTATCATTGGTAGTGTTATCGCAAGCTTTGTGTGTGCATATTTGCTACAACACCTATCTGTTGCTCATGCTATCTTAGCAATTGCAGGCATTGCGATTGTTGTCCTTTACTTTAAAGAAGCGATGTCAATTTCTGGAATTGAGCGTGCGAAGATGCTTGTTGCATTTGTTCTAATGCTACAAGGTGTTGTGTTCTTTGTGCTTTACTTCCAAATGCCAACATCTCTTAACTTTTTCGCTATTCACAACGTGTCTCATGACATCTTTGGTATGCCTGTTGAGCCAGAACAGTTCCAAGCGCTTAACCCAATGTGGATTATGGTTGCTAGCCCTATCCTAGCGATGTTATACAACCGCCTAGGCGATAGCCTATCAATGCCATTTAAGTTTGCTATCGGTATGCTGTTGTGCGCGATTTCATTCCTAGTACTTTCTTGGAGTGTTGGCTTCGCAAACCACGAAGGTATTGTAAGTTCAGACTGGTTAGTTGCTAGCTATGCATTCCAATCAATCGGTGAGCTACTCGTTTCTGGTCTTGGCCTAGCAATGGTTGCACAGCTTGTTCCACAACGTATGATGGGCTTTGCTATGGGGATGTGGTTCCTAACCTCAGCAACTGCTGCTGTTGTTGCTGGTTGGGTTGCGAGCCTAACTTCTGTACCATCCCATATCAACGATGCGCATCAGTCATTGCATGTTTACGGTCACGTATTTGGCCAAATCGGTTACTGGACACTTGCTATCGCAGTGATTACTTTCATCATTGCACCAAAATTGACTCGCATTTGTCGTGGTGGCACTTCAGAAGAAAGTGCTCTTACTGAAAAAGCTGCGTAA
- the bcp gene encoding thioredoxin-dependent thiol peroxidase, whose product MNTLTAGSVAPDFSLHNQDDQAVTLAELKGKKVLLYFYPKAMTPGCTVQAQGLRDIKSQLDDLNVVVLGVSIDPVKRLGKFIERDELNFTLLSDEDHAVADSYGVWGEKKFMGKVYDGLHRISFLIDEQGNIEHVFNKFKTKDHHQVVLDYLNK is encoded by the coding sequence ATGAACACGTTAACAGCAGGCAGTGTTGCTCCAGATTTTTCCCTGCATAACCAAGATGACCAAGCCGTCACGTTAGCCGAACTCAAAGGCAAAAAGGTGCTGCTCTACTTTTATCCGAAAGCGATGACTCCCGGGTGTACGGTCCAAGCACAAGGCCTAAGAGATATAAAGTCACAGCTTGATGATTTAAACGTTGTCGTCTTAGGTGTCAGCATTGACCCTGTAAAGCGACTAGGTAAGTTTATTGAAAGAGATGAGCTTAACTTTACCCTTCTTTCTGATGAAGACCATGCCGTAGCCGATTCATATGGCGTTTGGGGAGAAAAGAAATTTATGGGTAAAGTGTATGATGGGCTTCATCGCATTAGCTTCCTTATTGATGAACAAGGTAACATCGAGCACGTTTTCAATAAATTCAAAACCAAAGATCACCACCAAGTGGTGCTAGATTACCTAAATAAATAG
- a CDS encoding glycine cleavage system protein R, translating into MSQHLVITAIGTDRPGMCNQIVHLVSSAECNILDSRIAIFGSECTLSMHISGISSAITRIESLLPLLGQDNDIITMTKRTTPPPQQNNFYNIEITVEAEDRLGLTEQFTQFFADKSIGLASLSAQTIDKSTSKLSQDQFHISITAKLDSDIDVAMLETEFEHLCEKLLVKGSISFTKNNL; encoded by the coding sequence ATGAGTCAACATTTAGTGATTACTGCAATAGGCACAGACCGTCCTGGTATGTGCAATCAAATCGTCCACTTAGTCAGCAGTGCAGAGTGCAATATCCTCGATAGCCGAATTGCTATCTTTGGCAGCGAGTGTACGCTGAGTATGCATATTTCTGGTATATCGAGTGCAATAACACGTATTGAGTCCTTGCTACCTTTGCTAGGTCAAGACAACGATATTATTACAATGACTAAACGGACCACTCCACCTCCGCAGCAGAATAACTTCTATAACATTGAAATAACTGTTGAAGCTGAGGACAGGCTAGGCCTGACTGAGCAATTCACCCAGTTTTTTGCAGACAAAAGTATAGGGTTAGCCTCACTGAGCGCCCAAACCATTGACAAGTCAACTTCCAAACTTAGCCAAGACCAGTTCCATATCTCTATTACTGCTAAGCTCGATTCTGATATAGATGTTGCTATGTTAGAGACAGAGTTCGAGCATTTATGCGAGAAATTGCTAGTCAAAGGCAGCATTAGTTTTACAAAAAATAACCTTTAA
- the dapA gene encoding 4-hydroxy-tetrahydrodipicolinate synthase codes for MFSGSIVALITPFNHDGEVDFVSLKKLVDFHVDAGTTGIVAVGTTGESATLTVEEHVKVVNKVVEFANGRVPVIAGTGANATHEAVTFSRLLNDSGIAGCLSVTPYYNKPTQEGLYQHYKAIAEVSSVPQILYNVPGRTAVDLLPETVARLSKIDNIVALKDATGDLSRIQIHRELCGEDFILLSGDDSTGLDFVKQGGQGVISVTNNIAAADMAKMMQLALDGNFEDAEIINQRLMALHKNLFIESSPIPVKWAAHQMGLIAGGDLRLPLTQLSEQAIPVVTKALSEAGIN; via the coding sequence ATGTTTTCGGGAAGTATAGTGGCGTTAATTACACCATTTAATCATGATGGTGAAGTGGATTTCGTTAGCCTGAAAAAGCTAGTAGACTTCCATGTCGATGCAGGGACAACAGGTATCGTTGCCGTGGGAACCACGGGTGAATCCGCTACACTGACTGTCGAAGAGCATGTAAAAGTTGTCAATAAGGTTGTTGAGTTTGCAAATGGTCGTGTGCCAGTTATTGCAGGTACAGGTGCGAATGCAACCCACGAAGCTGTAACATTTAGCCGTTTACTTAATGACTCTGGCATTGCTGGATGCTTAAGCGTTACACCTTATTACAACAAGCCTACACAAGAAGGGCTTTACCAACACTACAAAGCGATTGCTGAAGTCAGTAGTGTTCCTCAGATTCTATATAATGTACCGGGCCGAACAGCAGTAGATTTGCTGCCAGAGACTGTTGCCCGTTTATCTAAAATTGATAATATCGTTGCACTTAAAGATGCCACAGGTGATTTGAGCAGAATTCAAATTCATCGTGAACTTTGTGGTGAAGACTTTATCTTACTAAGTGGTGATGATTCGACTGGATTGGATTTCGTCAAACAAGGTGGTCAAGGTGTTATTTCGGTTACAAACAATATCGCAGCAGCCGATATGGCCAAGATGATGCAACTGGCGTTAGATGGCAACTTTGAAGATGCAGAAATCATCAATCAGCGTTTAATGGCACTACATAAAAACTTATTTATCGAATCTAGCCCAATTCCTGTAAAATGGGCGGCTCATCAAATGGGCTTGATTGCTGGTGGTGATTTGCGTTTACCGCTAACTCAGTTATCTGAGCAAGCTATACCTGTTGTGACCAAAGCGCTAAGTGAAGCAGGCATCAATTAA
- the bamC gene encoding outer membrane protein assembly factor BamC, which yields MKFTHQLVVGSLAVLMLAGCSDSPAQRREARGDFDYLSTAPMQQWKDPTNVQPQFYTKYQIPKGDYKGAIGKQVDIRPPQEVLDLISGTQVEQKNGDAVLWFYNPAQLPKVWQTTKNVLQSRKVATTVNTDTEIKTDWVTWNSKDEDGPISAKYDIKELKNAERSGIQVTLTDWKEGSKESAPSGLEKSRYAALMMNLITNQYAEDVRAEDAKKAQELIKQIPITMGTDRSGLPVIIARIQYNLVWSRLPSILSTMGFTVQERNQSQGTIKAEYKVPGSAYWTRVGEKPIDLKSGNKYTFLLGDLVNRTSINLTNSAGKPVSEDVLKALVPMLKDASEQHQVNNK from the coding sequence ATGAAGTTTACTCATCAGCTAGTCGTTGGTTCGCTAGCTGTTTTAATGTTAGCTGGTTGCTCAGACAGCCCGGCTCAGCGTCGCGAAGCGAGAGGTGATTTCGATTACCTGTCCACAGCGCCTATGCAACAGTGGAAAGATCCTACCAATGTTCAACCACAGTTTTACACCAAGTATCAAATACCAAAAGGTGACTACAAAGGTGCGATAGGCAAACAGGTAGATATTCGTCCACCACAAGAAGTTCTAGACCTAATTTCGGGTACCCAAGTAGAGCAGAAAAATGGCGATGCCGTTCTTTGGTTCTACAACCCTGCCCAGCTTCCTAAGGTATGGCAAACCACTAAAAATGTTTTACAGAGCAGAAAAGTGGCCACAACAGTTAACACTGACACTGAGATCAAAACGGATTGGGTGACGTGGAATTCTAAGGATGAAGACGGGCCTATCAGTGCGAAATATGATATTAAAGAGCTGAAAAATGCAGAACGCTCTGGTATCCAAGTGACATTGACGGATTGGAAAGAGGGTAGTAAAGAATCAGCACCTTCTGGTCTGGAAAAATCACGCTATGCTGCACTAATGATGAACCTTATCACTAACCAGTATGCGGAAGATGTACGTGCTGAAGATGCTAAGAAAGCGCAAGAGCTTATTAAGCAAATACCTATCACCATGGGCACCGATCGCAGTGGCTTACCAGTGATTATTGCGCGTATTCAATACAACTTGGTTTGGTCTCGTTTGCCAAGCATCCTGTCTACAATGGGCTTTACTGTACAAGAACGTAACCAGTCACAAGGTACGATCAAAGCAGAGTACAAAGTGCCTGGCAGTGCATATTGGACAAGAGTTGGTGAAAAACCAATTGACCTGAAAAGTGGCAACAAGTACACATTCTTACTTGGAGACTTGGTGAACAGAACGTCGATTAATTTAACGAACTCGGCGGGTAAACCAGTGAGTGAAGATGTGTTGAAAGCACTTGTACCAATGCTAAAAGATGCTTCAGAACAGCATCAAGTTAACAATAAATAG
- a CDS encoding DUF2897 family protein, with translation MIEWLFNPWVIIFVVVSVVAGNIAALKYSAKVKLDYLDKRKSDLDKLNELSRDKAKNEATTDTQEQKTADKTKAD, from the coding sequence ATCATAGAATGGCTATTCAATCCTTGGGTTATTATATTCGTCGTGGTTAGCGTTGTTGCTGGCAATATTGCCGCTCTCAAATATTCTGCAAAGGTCAAACTCGATTACTTAGACAAACGGAAGTCTGATCTCGATAAACTGAATGAGTTAAGTCGAGATAAAGCGAAAAATGAAGCCACAACGGATACTCAGGAGCAAAAAACAGCAGATAAAACAAAGGCAGACTAA
- a CDS encoding M15 family metallopeptidase: MTPEQLTGNDPSYLTSILIGSKSFLVDPKAGQDLRHLMLTAEKAGFRFHIASGFRSFNDQLSIWNRKVSGELTVRDSNNCVVDISGLTESTIVRAILNWSALPGTSRHHWGTDFDVYDADALPEDAQILLEPWEYKSGHQADFSQWLTENVEKHGFFFPYDKNRGGVAYEPWHISHLETSKHCLSQLSLDVLHQQLNKTEILARESIFSLLDEIYNQYITNINPIGRT, from the coding sequence ATGACTCCAGAGCAGCTAACAGGAAACGACCCGTCATATCTGACTTCAATACTCATTGGGAGCAAGAGTTTTTTAGTGGACCCCAAAGCTGGGCAGGATTTACGACACCTCATGTTAACTGCTGAAAAAGCTGGCTTTCGTTTTCATATCGCAAGTGGCTTTCGCAGTTTCAATGACCAACTATCGATATGGAATCGGAAAGTGTCTGGCGAGCTAACCGTTCGTGATAGCAATAACTGTGTGGTGGATATTTCCGGGTTAACTGAAAGCACTATAGTTCGAGCTATTCTAAATTGGTCAGCGCTGCCGGGCACTAGCCGGCATCATTGGGGCACAGATTTTGATGTTTATGATGCCGATGCTTTACCTGAAGACGCACAGATCCTGCTTGAACCTTGGGAGTATAAATCTGGTCATCAGGCGGATTTTTCTCAATGGTTAACCGAGAATGTAGAAAAACACGGTTTTTTCTTTCCGTATGATAAGAATCGAGGCGGCGTAGCCTACGAACCATGGCATATTAGCCACTTAGAAACGTCTAAGCATTGCCTAAGCCAACTTTCTCTCGATGTACTTCACCAACAGCTAAACAAAACCGAGATCTTAGCGCGTGAAAGCATATTCTCACTACTTGATGAGATCTACAATCAATATATTACTAACATCAATCCAATAGGACGCACATGA
- the dapE gene encoding succinyl-diaminopimelate desuccinylase, with the protein MSDSSTLALAKDLISRESVTPEDAGCQEVMINRLKKLGFEIEVMVFEDTTNFWARRGTSAPLFAFAGHTDVVPPGDVSQWHTPPFEPTVIDEYLHGRGAADMKGSLACMIVAVERFIESNPNHQGSIAFLITSDEEGPFINGTTRVVDTLMARDELIDMCIVGEPSSTHHVGDVIKNGRRGSITGDLVIKGTQGHVAYPHLANNPVHQALPALSELVETTWDNGNEFFPPTSFQIPNLHSGTGASNVIPGEFSVQFNFRFSTEITSDQIKSKVHSILDAHGLEYELNWTLSGQPFLTGSGELLKSVVKAVEEVNHKTPELLTTGGTSDGRFIAKMGSQVVELGPVNATIHKINECVSIPDLEKLTDMYEKTLENLLG; encoded by the coding sequence ATGTCTGATAGCTCAACTTTAGCCCTCGCAAAAGACCTGATTAGCCGTGAATCAGTCACCCCAGAAGATGCTGGCTGCCAAGAAGTCATGATTAACCGCCTTAAAAAGCTCGGTTTTGAAATAGAAGTCATGGTGTTTGAAGATACTACCAACTTCTGGGCTCGACGAGGAACATCTGCGCCACTATTTGCTTTTGCAGGTCACACCGATGTTGTGCCTCCCGGCGATGTATCACAATGGCATACACCACCGTTTGAGCCTACTGTCATCGACGAGTACTTACATGGTCGCGGTGCCGCTGACATGAAAGGCTCTCTAGCTTGTATGATTGTGGCCGTTGAACGCTTCATCGAAAGCAATCCAAACCACCAAGGCTCTATTGCTTTTTTAATTACTTCGGATGAAGAAGGGCCGTTTATCAATGGTACGACTCGAGTCGTTGATACGCTAATGGCTCGCGATGAGCTAATTGATATGTGTATTGTTGGTGAGCCATCGAGTACCCATCATGTTGGTGACGTCATTAAAAATGGTCGACGTGGCTCAATTACTGGGGATTTAGTTATTAAAGGTACCCAAGGGCACGTAGCCTACCCTCACCTTGCCAACAATCCTGTGCATCAAGCGCTTCCTGCCTTATCTGAGTTAGTAGAAACAACTTGGGATAACGGCAATGAGTTCTTTCCTCCGACTAGCTTCCAGATTCCGAATTTGCACTCCGGAACAGGGGCATCAAATGTTATTCCAGGTGAATTCAGTGTTCAGTTTAACTTTAGGTTTAGCACTGAGATAACCAGTGATCAGATCAAGTCAAAAGTTCACTCGATACTAGATGCACATGGTCTTGAGTATGAACTAAACTGGACTCTTAGCGGTCAGCCATTTTTAACTGGTTCAGGCGAGCTACTTAAGTCCGTCGTAAAGGCAGTTGAAGAAGTCAATCACAAGACACCAGAGCTACTCACAACAGGTGGTACATCCGATGGCAGATTCATTGCCAAAATGGGCTCTCAAGTTGTTGAACTTGGACCGGTAAACGCGACCATTCACAAAATCAACGAGTGCGTCAGCATACCGGATTTAGAAAAGCTGACAGACATGTATGAGAAAACACTGGAAAACCTATTAGGATAA
- a CDS encoding ArsC family reductase, translating into MNITMFGIPNCDTIKKARKWLDSQDINYQFHDYRKQGIDTDLVNKFCQSLGWESVLNKRGTTYRQLSDEQKKSLDEKSAVALMAEMPAMIKRPILLIDESLHIGFKPDQYANIFS; encoded by the coding sequence ATGAACATTACCATGTTCGGTATCCCAAACTGCGATACGATAAAAAAAGCTAGAAAATGGCTCGATTCACAAGATATAAACTACCAATTTCACGACTACCGCAAACAGGGCATAGATACTGACCTTGTAAACAAGTTCTGTCAGTCACTTGGCTGGGAGAGCGTTCTCAACAAAAGAGGAACGACCTACAGACAGCTGTCTGATGAGCAAAAAAAATCCTTGGATGAAAAAAGCGCAGTAGCGTTGATGGCAGAAATGCCCGCGATGATTAAACGCCCTATTCTACTGATTGACGAGAGTCTTCACATTGGCTTCAAGCCAGATCAATACGCCAATATTTTTTCTTAA
- a CDS encoding winged helix-turn-helix domain-containing protein, with protein sequence MDLSPVFARRLYIALLVESLERPNVPKLIAKTGWPRRTIQDVLKALPGLGIELMFVQDGRRHNDGYYQLSDWGPFDSQWVLDRRADIVDSVRA encoded by the coding sequence ATGGACTTGAGCCCTGTATTCGCTAGGCGTCTTTATATCGCATTGTTGGTAGAGAGCTTAGAGAGGCCCAATGTGCCCAAATTAATTGCAAAGACTGGTTGGCCAAGGCGTACCATTCAAGATGTATTGAAAGCGTTACCTGGTTTAGGTATTGAATTGATGTTTGTTCAAGATGGCAGACGTCACAATGATGGCTATTATCAATTGTCCGACTGGGGTCCATTTGACAGCCAGTGGGTGCTAGATCGTCGAGCAGATATTGTTGATAGTGTAAGAGCATAA
- a CDS encoding DUF2956 domain-containing protein: MKSKIVASEETQQEAMKIAKATQKPGQTKEQTRLVAQGIEKGIALYKKQQKEKNRKADKAKKKVQKEKAAATKPAMEPVEQVRETKPQSPSKLPWILLVCSWTLFAAYVVAMK, encoded by the coding sequence ATGAAAAGCAAAATTGTAGCATCAGAAGAAACGCAGCAAGAAGCAATGAAGATTGCTAAAGCGACGCAGAAGCCGGGGCAAACAAAAGAACAAACTCGCCTTGTTGCGCAAGGTATTGAAAAAGGGATCGCACTTTACAAAAAGCAGCAAAAAGAAAAGAACCGCAAGGCAGACAAAGCCAAGAAAAAAGTGCAGAAAGAAAAAGCAGCTGCAACAAAACCTGCTATGGAACCTGTTGAGCAGGTACGTGAAACTAAACCACAGAGCCCATCAAAATTACCTTGGATATTGCTCGTGTGTAGCTGGACATTATTTGCTGCTTATGTCGTAGCGATGAAATAA
- a CDS encoding AzlD domain-containing protein → MNSELWLAVLISAVGTYCLRLLPTLWMQKRIANKSGKKTVESVPTWISILGPLMIAAMLGASLVPSRLSSDAWLATGLGVVITLAVWYRTKSLGWPVLAGVLAYGAIEFLFSVYAQ, encoded by the coding sequence ATGAATAGTGAACTTTGGCTAGCAGTTTTAATCTCAGCGGTTGGTACTTATTGTCTAAGACTTCTTCCAACCTTATGGATGCAGAAACGCATTGCTAACAAAAGTGGCAAAAAAACTGTTGAGAGTGTGCCAACGTGGATAAGTATTTTAGGGCCGCTTATGATTGCCGCCATGCTAGGAGCTTCTTTGGTGCCAAGCAGGCTATCCTCAGATGCTTGGCTGGCCACCGGGTTGGGCGTTGTGATTACTTTAGCTGTTTGGTATCGAACAAAGTCGTTAGGTTGGCCGGTACTCGCAGGGGTTTTAGCTTACGGGGCAATTGAATTTCTCTTTAGTGTTTACGCCCAATAA
- a CDS encoding AzlC family ABC transporter permease yields the protein MRAQLSILKEAPWLIGAKEAIPLLGGYVPVAISFGLIAVQAGFSPLDTILISTLVYAGASQFLFVAMYAAGSPLWLVVVMTLLINARHVVYGPNIAQWLTKSRWWPFLMHGLTDQVFALSHTRFPQLQAEERLGWFTGASLVAWFSWIGGTALGALAGEELIARWPLVVSVMPFALPALFLVLLAPRFNTSQWSITLVSVILISVALKLAGLINLSIPFAAICGAIVFYVMGKTTNTRGKSANE from the coding sequence ATGAGAGCACAACTTTCTATACTCAAAGAAGCTCCTTGGCTAATCGGCGCAAAAGAAGCCATTCCTTTACTTGGGGGTTACGTCCCAGTCGCTATTTCGTTTGGGCTGATAGCTGTTCAAGCAGGCTTTAGTCCATTAGATACAATTTTGATTTCTACTCTTGTTTACGCTGGAGCATCTCAATTTTTGTTTGTCGCAATGTACGCCGCAGGCTCTCCACTATGGCTAGTGGTTGTGATGACCCTACTAATCAATGCTCGTCATGTAGTATATGGACCCAATATAGCTCAGTGGCTGACAAAAAGTCGTTGGTGGCCGTTTTTAATGCATGGGCTTACTGACCAAGTATTCGCGCTATCCCATACTCGCTTTCCCCAATTGCAAGCTGAAGAACGGCTGGGGTGGTTTACAGGAGCAAGCCTAGTGGCATGGTTTAGCTGGATCGGAGGCACTGCTCTTGGCGCACTTGCAGGAGAAGAGTTAATCGCTCGTTGGCCACTTGTTGTAAGTGTCATGCCCTTCGCACTGCCAGCACTATTTCTAGTCCTTTTAGCTCCGAGATTTAACACTTCTCAATGGTCTATCACCTTGGTTAGCGTGATTCTGATATCCGTCGCTTTGAAATTAGCTGGCTTAATCAACCTGTCGATTCCATTTGCTGCTATTTGTGGAGCAATTGTTTTCTACGTGATGGGAAAAACGACAAACACTAGAGGAAAATCAGCAAATGAATAG